The segment TAACTTCTCTACTTGCTCTCTCTTTTACTTCCCATTTTCCCCAACCAACAAAAGTAATACTATCTCCATTTAATAGTGTATCTTCTACTGTATCTAGAAATAATGCTACTGCTCTTTCAGCTTCTTTTTTAGTAAATCCACCTTTTTCTGCATATAATTCAACAAATTCTTTTTTAGTCATAGTTGCCTCCCTATTTTCTAGTTTCTTTGCCTATACTATATATATACCCTTTATTTTGGGATTTGTAAATAAAAAAATTAATTTTTTTTATATTTTTTAGTGATTTTAACATAAAATTAACAAATATCAAATAAAATTAAACTATATGTTACAAAATTATTTTAAACTCCTGTGATGCTGAATTTACTTCATTATCCGTAACTCCTAGATATTTTTGTGTTACAACTACTGAAGAGTGATTAAGAAGCCTTATTACCAATTCAATATTATATCTGTTATTAATATATTGGATATGTGCATATGTTTTTCTAAAACTATGGGTAGAAAAATTTTCAACCTCTGTACACTTAGAAACTTTTTGTAAAAACTTTTGTACCCATCTTATGGAAAAAGTAAACAGATTATCATTTCCACTAATATTTTTTCTCTTACAGTAATCCTTTATAATTTCAACTACCTCATCATTGATCTTTCTATTTTGACGTTTACCTGTTTTTTGTTCAACTATATCTATCCTCTCATTAGTTATATCCCTCACTTTTAAATTTAATACGTCACCTATTCTCAATCCTGTATTTAATTGTATAAAACATATGAGATAAATTTGTGGATTCGCTCTTATTCTCACACCATTTCTATAACCTCCATTTTTAATATAGTTAAAAACCTTTTCTAGTTCATACTTCTCTAATGCTCTAGTTTTCATAATATTTT is part of the Fusobacterium varium genome and harbors:
- a CDS encoding HU family DNA-binding protein, with translation MTKKEFVELYAEKGGFTKKEAERAVALFLDTVEDTLLNGDSITFVGWGKWEVKERASREVRNPQTKERMTIPGKKAVKFKVGKLLADRVKEM
- a CDS encoding tyrosine-type recombinase/integrase yields the protein MKTRALEKYELEKVFNYIKNGGYRNGVRIRANPQIYLICFIQLNTGLRIGDVLNLKVRDITNERIDIVEQKTGKRQNRKINDEVVEIIKDYCKRKNISGNDNLFTFSIRWVQKFLQKVSKCTEVENFSTHSFRKTYAHIQYINNRYNIELVIRLLNHSSVVVTQKYLGVTDNEVNSASQEFKIIL